The proteins below come from a single Panulirus ornatus isolate Po-2019 chromosome 50, ASM3632096v1, whole genome shotgun sequence genomic window:
- the LOC139764605 gene encoding uncharacterized protein, with protein sequence MKMARRGGADPTPICRCRVLYLGSSVPQVTKDGLQGIQEPLRELYPAEGAVSARGIDSWLSVWSNGLLLENVDENQKKVTRFFPIDTLHYCAAVRYVVVAGGEGATVPRFLPLDSPFARNPNINHPPLFACIMRRTTGIKVLECHAFICKRETPANALVRCCFHAYADSMYARSLETGGNSQYGSVYGGRATEERAIEIEDFNSAASEIIPASLGSSPTQDAPASPTSQGSPGDEISIYNGDENHKVWAGPPKMETDLIYSEYSGTMRSVRSTSSIYGTAGGTRPPRPRQMIMPSVAPPLPPETEKDKKGKKDAKNRSRRDDDEMSRFSNGGPSRPGTLVNGGIKHHNGSLPRHMNGHSSPPKPKGKFRMLGTSSLAERRSKGMRAPPPLIVVQGPPGPPAHHHGPPPPHGHPGPHGPPGPHGPPGPHGPPGPHGPHMGPPVGPMPPPHMMPIQGPPPPPPHMLPPSGPPHVMLPPPGPMGPYGPHPGPYGPPGRRPPSRVLEEPIYMPSTRPLSPTASYQPGHFPHEQYLMEQYATTGRPKHKKKKKSGNKKENDEDIYGRKGHLNERAFSYSIREEHRSRSYGSLAGIGEESMSKKDREILQMVADLDLSGDELERVEPRPGVYRPPHSDRLSASGTITSRLSRASRR encoded by the coding sequence ATGAAGATGGCAAGACGAGGCGGCGCGGACCCAACACCAATCTGCCGCTGCCGAGTGTTGTACCTGGGGTCGTCCGTTCCTCAGGTCACCAAGGATGGCCTGCAGGGCATACAGGAGCCCCTGAGGGAGCTATATCCGGCAGAAGGAGCAGTCAGTGCGCGCGGGATAGACTCCTGGCTCTCAGTGTGGTCCAACGGCCTACTCCTAGAAAATGTCGACGAAAACCAGAAAAAGGTGACGCGTTTCTTCCCCATCGACACCCTCCACTACTGCGCCGCCGTCAGGTACGTGGTTGTGGCTGGGGGCGAGGGTGCTACTGTGCCAAGATTCCTGCCGCTCGACTCGCCCTTCGCCAGGAACCCCAACATCAATCATCCGCCACTCTTCGCCTGCATCATGCGTCGCACCACAGGCATCAAGGTCCTCGAGTGCCACGCCTTCATATGCAAACGCGAGACACCCGCTAATGCGCTGGTGCGCTGCTGCTTTCACGCCTACGCCGACTCCATGTACGCCCGCAGCCTGGAGACCGGCGGCAACAGCCAGTACGGCTCGGTGTACGGCGGCAGAGCGACCGAGGAACGAGCCATCGAGATAGAGGACTTTAACAGCGCGGCGTCCGAGATCATCCCGGCGTCACTTGGTTCGTCCCCTACCCAGGACGCGCCCGCCTCGCCCACCTCCCAGGGTTCGCCCGGGGACGAGATCTCGATATACAATGGCGATGAAAACCACAAAGTTTGGGCAGGACCGCCCAAGATGGAGACTGACCTCATCTACTCGGAATACTCGGGAACGATGCGGTCAGTGAGGTCGACGTCATCGATATACGGAACAGCTGGCGGGACCCGACCCCCACGCCCGCGCCAGATGATCATGCCCTCCGTCGCCCCACCCCTGCCTCCCGAGACCGAAAAAGataagaaggggaaaaaagacgCCAAAAATAGGAGTCGACGCGACGACGATGAGATGAGCAGGTTCAGCAACGGCGGCCCCTCGCGCCCGGGCACCTTAGTAAACGGTGGGATCAAGCACCACAACGGCAGTCTGCCCCGACACATGAACGGCCACTCCTCGCCACCCAAGCCCAAGGGAAAGTTCCGTATGCTGGGCACTAGCAGCCTGGCCGAGAGGAGGAGCAAGGGCATGCGTGCACCCCCACCTCTGATAGTGGTACAGGGGCCCCCAGGACCACCCGCCCATCACCATGGCCCACCTCCGCCCCATGGACATCCTGGGCCACACGGGCCACCGGGGCCACATGGTCCACCAGGACCGCATGGTCCTCCTGGTCCTCATGGCCCACATATGGGGCCTCCTGTGGGACCTAtgcccccaccacacatgatgcCCATACagggtccgccaccaccaccaccacacatgctgCCCCCGTCGGGGCCTCCACACGTCATGTTACCGCCACCCGGGCCTATGGGACCCTACGGACCACACCCGGGCCCCTATGGCCCGCCAGGGCGCCGGCCACCGTCCCGGGTACTCGAGGAACCCATATATATGCCCTCTACTCGACCCTTAAGTCCCACTGCATCCTACCAGCCAGGGCACTTCCCACACGAGCAGTATCTCATGGAGCAGTATGCCACCACTGGCCGCCCCaagcacaagaagaagaagaagagcggtAACAAAAAGGAGAACGACGAGGACATATACGGTCGGAAGGGCCACCTGAACGAGCGGGCCTTCTCGTACAGCATCCGGGAGGAGCATCGATCTCGCTCGTACGGATCGCTGGCGGGCATTGGCGAGGAGTCGATGAGCAAGAAGGACCGAGAGATTCTACAGATGGTGGCCGACCTGGACCTGAGTGGGGACGAGCTAGAGAGGGTGGAGCCCCGGCCTGGGGTGTATCGCCCCCCACACTCCGACCGACTCTCTGCCTCTGGCACCATCACCTCCAGGCTCTCCCGAGCTTCTAGACGATAA